The DNA region ACCCCCGCCGCCGCCGGACCCACCACCCCCACCGCCCCCGCCGTCGCCATCACCGCCTTGGCCACCCGCGCCGCCACCGCCGCCGCCACCCGCGCCGCCGAGAAGGTCGAGAGAGAAAATAACCAGCGATAATGCGCCGGGCTCGCCAGCCGTACCTGCGGCGCCGGAGTCCCCTGTCGGCGGCAGCCCCGGAGGCGCCGTTGGCCCCCCGTTCGCGCCTTGGCTTCCGGCAGTCCCGCCCGCGCCTTGATATCCCGCAGCGCCGCCCGCGCCGCCCGCGCCGCCTGCGCCGCCCGCGCCGCCCGAACCGTTCGGCCCTTGCGTCCCGCCGAGACCACCCTGACCCGGATTCCCGCCGCGGGCCCCGCCCAGCGAACCGGGCGGCACAACCAGGTCGGTGTTCAACACGAAATCAGTACTTGAGGTAATAGCCAGCGGACGACTGCCCCGGATGACCACCACGACGCCGCTGCCCAAGTTCACGTAGGAAAAGCGGAAAACACAGACCCCGTCCACTTCCGTTCCATAGCGGGTCGGAGATATCGGACCGGAAATCGTCATCGCGTCCGTATCAATCGTGATGGTCCCGGTGCGCCCGGCAAGATTCAACGCCTGCCCCGCATTGCCGGTGCCCGCATCCGCGTCATAAATCTCCGGCACCGTCGCCGAAGCACCCAACGCGACACACACGGTCCATAGGACCGCCGTGTATCGTGCGCTCTTACCCCATCGTTTCATATGGACGTTCCTGCGATATGATTGGTCCGCGCTCCACACCACAAGCGCCCGGCGCCTTCTCTCAACGCCACCCGAAACCCCGCACCGCCGGACACCCTCTGCATGACGAGATGCTTCTGTGACTCCTCATTACCCGGGCTCTCGCCGCTCTTCCGGCAAAGGCCCCCGCAACGCAATATCATCACGGCTCATCTCGCAACACGGCAACGGGCGTCGCTGGACGCCCCGTTTCCGTGTGACTTTGCCCCCAGTCACAACCACATTCCCCGCCATCGCCCAATCCTCCGGCCATCGCATACAGTTGCGACTTGGGCTTGTCCTCTGGAATTACCCAGCCAGTAAGCTACACCGTCACTTCTTAAGCATACGGGAATCCCGCCCCGGTGTCAAGATGTTGACACCCTTTTCTTCCCCGTTCCCGCGCCCGAAGCGGGGCTTGGATCCACGTCGTACCGCTTGGTTTATTTTCGAGGCAGGCTGCTTTACAATAGGGATGGCCCGAGTTCATGCGCGAATCCCATGAAAAGCAAGACCGATTCCATAGCAGCCGTCCGGATCTTGCCGGAAGACATCGCCAACAAGATCGCGGCGGGCGAGGTCGTAGAGCGGCCGGCATCCGTGGTCAAGGAATTGGTGGAAAACGCGCTGGATGCCGGCGCCACGCGGGTCGTGGTGCGTCTGGTTGGCGCGGGACGCCGCCTGATCGAGGTCATCGACAACGGTCACGGCATGTCTGAACAGAATGCGCTGCTCGCCATCGAGCGTCATGCCACCAGCAAAATCCGGAAGGCGGAAGACCTCGAAGCAGTGAACACCATGGGCTTTCGCGGCGAGGCGTTGCCGAGTATCGCGGCTGTCAGCCAATTTGAACTCGTGACACGCCGGGCAAAGGACGACCACGCCACGCGTATCCGCATCGACGGCGGCACGTTGCGCGATGTCGAGCACTGCGGCGCCCCGGCGGGCACGCGCGTCAGCGTGAACCGCCTCTACTTCAATACGCCCGTCCGCGCGAAGTTCCTCAAGGGCGTCACGACGGAACTCAGTCATGCCATCGACATCCTGCAACGGCATGCGCTGGCCCGCCGCGATGTCGCCTTCCAGCTCTACCACAACGAGAAACTGCTGCTTGACGTACCGGAACACGCCACTCTGCGCGAACGCGCCGCGACCATCTGGGGGCTCAGTTTCGTCAACGAGATGGCCGGTCTAGAAGGCGAGCAGGCCGGCTTCGCTTTCCGCGGCATCATTGGGCTGCCCGGACTCACCCGCGCGGCACGGTCCCATCAGTTCTTTTTCATCAACTCGCGGCCCGTGGTCAACCGTTCGCTCCAATACGGTTTTGAGGACGCCTACCGCGGCCTTGTCACCGTCGGACGGCACCCCGTCGGCATCGTCCTCATCGAGACACACCCCCGGCTCGTAGATGTGAACATCCACCCCAGCAAGCGCGAGGTGCGTTTCCGCGATGACCGGGTCGTGCGCGGCCTCGTGCGCGACATCGTGCGCGCACAATTGTCGAAGGTACAACCCATCGAGGAAGCCGAGGAAGAACTGGCCGCCGAATCGCCGCAGCGCGATTTCGTCGTCGAACTGGAAGGCGGGGCAAGCCCCCCGTATCGTGCGCCCTCAGCCGACCGCGAGGTGTCCGCGCCTGCCGGCGCGTCGCCGCCCGCATCGAAGCCGGACCGGCCGCCGGCCGCTTCCGCCGGGGCAACGCAGCAAGTCACGGGAATCGATGCCGAGGCCGAGCAGCGCCGGGCGCTGCGCGAATGGGCAGGAGATACGCAAGAGGAATTGCCCGCTCCCGAACAGGAGCCGCCCGATGGTGTCAGCCCCGACGCAGTCTACCGTCCGCTCATAGAGAGCATAACGGACGCACCGCTTCAGCTCTTCGAGACGTATCTGCTCGTGCCGATGCGCGACCGCCTGTTGATCATTGACCAGCATGCGCTCCACGAGCGGCTTAACTACGACAACCTCGTCGCGGAGCTCTCGGACCGCGACTATGAATCGCAACAACTCGTCGTGCCCCTGGTTTTCGAGGTAGCGCCCGCGCAAGTCAAGCTGCTCGAGGCGCACCTCGACCTTTTCCGCCGGATTGGCATCGAA from Candidatus Hydrogenedentota bacterium includes:
- the mutL gene encoding DNA mismatch repair endonuclease MutL; its protein translation is MKSKTDSIAAVRILPEDIANKIAAGEVVERPASVVKELVENALDAGATRVVVRLVGAGRRLIEVIDNGHGMSEQNALLAIERHATSKIRKAEDLEAVNTMGFRGEALPSIAAVSQFELVTRRAKDDHATRIRIDGGTLRDVEHCGAPAGTRVSVNRLYFNTPVRAKFLKGVTTELSHAIDILQRHALARRDVAFQLYHNEKLLLDVPEHATLRERAATIWGLSFVNEMAGLEGEQAGFAFRGIIGLPGLTRAARSHQFFFINSRPVVNRSLQYGFEDAYRGLVTVGRHPVGIVLIETHPRLVDVNIHPSKREVRFRDDRVVRGLVRDIVRAQLSKVQPIEEAEEELAAESPQRDFVVELEGGASPPYRAPSADREVSAPAGASPPASKPDRPPAASAGATQQVTGIDAEAEQRRALREWAGDTQEELPAPEQEPPDGVSPDAVYRPLIESITDAPLQLFETYLLVPMRDRLLIIDQHALHERLNYDNLVAELSDRDYESQQLVVPLVFEVAPAQVKLLEAHLDLFRRIGIEIESFGGNTFQIAAICHLYEESKVPDVIYRVLDEIAQGDLFERDDMLADMLRLATVACKQSVKAGDRLTTQERKALLDGFRRLRPPYTCPHGRPIITELTQRQMEKSFRRIQ